AGAGAACCTAAGGATCTCAATACGGATACCGCCGAACAAATCGACGTTTACGATGCCGCCCAGATCAGGGTCCTCGAAGGTCTCGAGGCCGTGCGGAAGCGTCCTGCAATGTACATCGGCAGCACCGGGTTCGAGGGGCTCCATCACCTGGTGTATGAAGTCGTCGATAACAGCGTGGACGAGGCGCTTGTCGGCTACTGCGACCAGGTGGAGGTGACTATCCACACCGACAATAGCGTCAGCGTCCTGGACAACGGGCGCGGTATCCCGGTCGATATCCATGAGCAGACCGGCCGACCAGCCCTAGAGGTGGTGATGACCACCCTTCACGCTGGAGGCAAGTTTGACAATTCGGCCTATAAGGTATCGGGCGGCTTGCATGGCGTCGGACTCTCTGTGGTCAATGCGCTCGCGGAGCGACTCGAGGTCGAGATTTGGCGAGACGGCAAGCGGTATCTGCAGCAGTATGAGCGGGGCAAGCCGACGGGTGACCTTGAAGAGGTTGGCAGAGCCCGGAAGACCGGAACCCGCGTGACGTTCGTTCCGGACCACGAGATCTTCGAAGACCGGACGTTCAGCCTGGACACCCTCAGCAATCGCCTGCGCGAGCTGGCGTTTCTCAATAAGGGCCTACGCATTCGGCTGGCCGATGAGCGGATCAACGAGGCGCGGGAGTTCTACTACACGGGGGGCATCAGGTCATTTGTTGAGCTGCTCAATGAGAACAAGGTTGTTCTTCACCCGAAGCCGATCTACATCGAAGCCCAGCGCGATACAACCGTCGTCGAAGTGGCCATCCAGTATAACGACGGCTACGGCGAGACGGTATTCTCCTTCGCCAACAACATCAATACCCACGACGGCGGCGCGCACCTGATTGGGTTCCGATCGGCGCTGACCAGGACGATTAACACCTACGCGACATCGCACGACCTGCTCAAGAACTTGAAGGCGACACTGACCGGCGACGACATCCGCGAGGGGCTCACCGCTGTCATCAGCGTGAAGCTTCCCAACCCCCAATTTGAGGGGCAGACCAAGGCCCGCCTGAACAACCCTGACATGAAGGGTCTAGTCGAAACCATCGTCAACGAGAAGCTGGCAGAATATCTGGAAGAGAACCCGGCGATCGGCCGGCGAATCGTTGAGAAGGCGACCGAGGCGGCGCGCGCGCGCGAGGCGGCGCGCAAGGCAAAGGAGCTGGCTCGCAGAAAAGGCCCGCTCGACGGGGATGATCTGCCGGGAAAGCTGGCGGACTGCTCAGAGAAAAACCCTGCCCTCTGCGAGTTGTACATCGTTGAGGGGGACTCAGCCGGCGGTTCAGCGAAACAGGGGCGCGACCGACGGTTTCAGGCCATCCTGCCGTTGAGGGGAAAGATCCTGAACACTGAACGGGCGCGGGTCGACAGGATGCTTTCGTCAACAGAGATTCGGGTCCTCATCTCGGCGCTGGGGGCCGGCATCGATCCTGAATTCGACATCGGGCGGCTGCGCTATCACCGCATCATCATCATGACTGATGCCGATGTGGACGGAGAGCACATCCGGACCCTGCTGTTGACCTTCTTCTTCCGGCACCTTCGCCAGGTCGTCGAGGAGGGCCACCTGTATATTGCGCAGCCGCCTCTCTATAAGGTGAAAAGAGGGCGAGCTGAGCGATACCTGAAGAACGACCGCGCGATGGAGGATTTTCTACTGGAGACAGCCGCCGAGGCGCTCCAGGTAGAAGGCAGCAACGGTGGGACGCCATGGACCGGACAGCGCCTCCACGGCATGTTGCGGAAGCTGCTGACCTGGCACAGTTGCCTTCGGGCGATGGAACGACGCGGCAGACATCCTGGCGTTGTGGCGACGCTGGCGCAGGCCGGCGGTGTGCCTCGCGGAGCCTTGAAGGAGGAAGGTGCGGCGCACCAGTTCTTGGCGCGGCTGCTGGAGGCGTTGCGATCCCAGGCGGTTCGGCTGGGGCTGGCCGAAGGGCGCGTGGAATGGGACGAAGAGCAAGAGGCCTACCGGCTTTTTCTTGGCTTTGGGCCCAATGGTCAGGGGCAGCGAAGTCAGGCCACTGTCGATCAGGAGCTTGTCGGGTCCCCGGAATACCGGGAGCTGGAGGCCGCCGCCGTAGCGCTTAACGCGCTAGGCCCCCCTCCGTTCAGAGTGGTGGCGGAAGGCGACATCGCCCCCGCGGAGTCGTGGAACGATCTGCTTGATAAGAGCATGGCCTTGGCCAGAAAGGGACTGGCGATCCAGCGGTATAAGGGTCTTGGTGAAATGAATCCAGAGCAGCTTTGGCAGACGACGATGAACCCTGAAAGCCGGACGTTACTTCGCGTGAGGGTCGAGGATGCGGTCGCCGCCGAGCAGATCTTTACCACCCTCATGGGCGACCAGGTGGAGCCGCGGCGGCTCTTCATCGAGCGACACGCCCCAGAGGCCAGCAACCTGGACATCTAAATAGTTCATCGCTCAAGGTTCAGAGTTCATGGTTCACAGAGAAGCGTCGTTGGTTCATCGCTGAGACCCGGCATCGTGGCCACGAACTACGAACTATTTACTATGAACTCCCATTGCGTCGAGGCCCGGAAATCGGGCCATTTTCGTTTGTGCAAAACAGGAGAAGCGAATGCCTGAGGAGCAACAACCCATCTCGTTAAATCGGGTGGGCGAGGTCAGACCCACGGACATCCACGAAGAGATGCGCCGGTCGTACCTGGACTACGCCATGAGCGTGATCATCGGCCGGGCTCTGCCTGACGTGCGGGACGGACTGAAACCCGTACACCGCAGGGTGCTCTATGCCATGCAGGAGCTTGGGCTTACCGCCGGTCGCCCCCACAAAAAAGCGGCCCGAGTCGTGGGAGAAGTCCTGGGGAAGTACCATCCCCACGGCGACACGGCGGTCTACGATACGATCGTCCGCCTGGTCCAGGATTTTTCGATGCGATACCCCCTGATCGATGGCCAAGGCAACTTCGGCTCGGTAGATGGGGACGCGCCGGCGGCGATGCGGTATACCGAGGTCCGGCTGGCGAAGATCGCCCAGGAGATGCTTCGGGATATCGACAAGGAAACGGTGAACCTGGCCCCCAACTTCGACGACACGCTTCAAGAGCCGACGCTTCTACCTGCAGCGCTGCCGAATCTGCTGGTCAATGGCTCCTCCGGAATCGCTGTCGGAATGGCCACCAATATTCCACCCCACAACCTCGGCGAAACGGTCGATGCCCTGCTGCTGCAGCTTGAAGACCCTAATGTGACGCTGGATCGGCTGATGACCGTGCTGCCGGGGCCGGACTTTCCAACGGGCGCCTATATCTATGGCAGGAGTGGAATTCGGGATGCCTACCTGACGGGCCGGGGGCTGGTCCGGATGCGCGCGAAGGCGTTTGTTGAGAAGGGCAGGGGCGGCCGGGAGAGCATCATTGTCTCGGCGCTGCCGTATCAGGTCAACAAGGCGAAGCTGATCGAGCGAATCGCTGAACTGATTCGGGATCGGAAGATTGAAGGGATCTCGGACTTACGGGACGAGTCGGATCGGGAAGGGATGCGAATCGTCATCGAGCTCAAAAAGGACCAGTTGGCCTCACCAATCCTCAATCAGCTCTATAAGCATACCGCGATGCAATCCAC
The window above is part of the Candidatus Methylomirabilis tolerans genome. Proteins encoded here:
- the gyrB gene encoding DNA topoisomerase (ATP-hydrolyzing) subunit B → MSREPKDLNTDTAEQIDVYDAAQIRVLEGLEAVRKRPAMYIGSTGFEGLHHLVYEVVDNSVDEALVGYCDQVEVTIHTDNSVSVLDNGRGIPVDIHEQTGRPALEVVMTTLHAGGKFDNSAYKVSGGLHGVGLSVVNALAERLEVEIWRDGKRYLQQYERGKPTGDLEEVGRARKTGTRVTFVPDHEIFEDRTFSLDTLSNRLRELAFLNKGLRIRLADERINEAREFYYTGGIRSFVELLNENKVVLHPKPIYIEAQRDTTVVEVAIQYNDGYGETVFSFANNINTHDGGAHLIGFRSALTRTINTYATSHDLLKNLKATLTGDDIREGLTAVISVKLPNPQFEGQTKARLNNPDMKGLVETIVNEKLAEYLEENPAIGRRIVEKATEAARAREAARKAKELARRKGPLDGDDLPGKLADCSEKNPALCELYIVEGDSAGGSAKQGRDRRFQAILPLRGKILNTERARVDRMLSSTEIRVLISALGAGIDPEFDIGRLRYHRIIIMTDADVDGEHIRTLLLTFFFRHLRQVVEEGHLYIAQPPLYKVKRGRAERYLKNDRAMEDFLLETAAEALQVEGSNGGTPWTGQRLHGMLRKLLTWHSCLRAMERRGRHPGVVATLAQAGGVPRGALKEEGAAHQFLARLLEALRSQAVRLGLAEGRVEWDEEQEAYRLFLGFGPNGQGQRSQATVDQELVGSPEYRELEAAAVALNALGPPPFRVVAEGDIAPAESWNDLLDKSMALARKGLAIQRYKGLGEMNPEQLWQTTMNPESRTLLRVRVEDAVAAEQIFTTLMGDQVEPRRLFIERHAPEASNLDI